The nucleotide sequence AAAAACTCTTGGCTGTGCGGTAGCATTTGCTGCAAAAAGAGTTAGACCTGCCGAAGCATCAATAACTGCAGGCACTCCGTAAGTAGGTGTTTGAAGATCTTCCGGCAAAGTAACCATAGCCGAGGCTCTTAATGGCACTCCCCTAAGCGGATTCGTGATAACACCCCCAATATGATTTCTTGCGTCCAAAGGATCCATCGGCTCTGCTTTATAAGCATAAGCCACCCAAGCAGGAGCTGTAAAACATAAATTTTGAGAGAAACTTAAAAAAGCCAATCTATTAGTAGTACTCTCTTCATCAAAATTCCCTAATTCTGGTCTAAAAGCGCCATCAAAGTTAACTTCAAAAATAGACTCACTATTAAACTCGTTTACAGTATAGAACATAGCAATAGGATCCTTACCCGAAGCTGTAGTTCCATACAAACTGTAATTAGTATTACCAATTACATCATTAAAATAACCTTCAGCTAATAAATACTCCCCTTGATATAAATAACTAGTACCTAAAACTGTTGCAGCAGCAGCTCTCGTAGCACGCCCTTTTTCCGCTGGTCTAGTAGCTGGTAAATTATCGAAGGCATATTGTAAATCTGCTCTAAAAAACTTTAATACATCTTCTGACGAAGAAACTGATTTGAAAAAATCATCAGATGTCACAGGTGTATGGTCTTCAATAACAATTTTCCCTTTGTTAAATGAAGTGTGTAAGTAAAAATGAAACAAACCTCTTAAAAAACGAGCTTGAGCCATTTGATAGATCCACTTTTGAGTATCTGTAGTAGTAGGTTTTATCCTTTCTAAAGCTTCAATAACTTGATTGGCTCTAAAAATCCCTCTATAGCAAGCCGCCCAATGACGGTCTATAAAGAAGTTATTATTACTATAGTTCTGAAACCAAAACGTATACGCAAGGTCACCAGTTAAAAATGGATCAGGTCTTACATTTGAAAAATATCCCATATCCGAACGTACCATTTCTTCTCGTAAATTAAATACATACTGAGACAATAAAGTCGCATAAGCAGCAGTTAAACCACTGTTAGTATCATTTAAATTTTTCCAAAAACTACTTGAGTCTGTGAAATTTGGATTTGTTTCTGTCAAATCTGGATTACAAGAACTCAACAGTCCAAGAATCAAAAACACAGAAGCACATTTATATATATATCTTTTCATCATTAAAAAATTAAAAATTAAAATTCAAACCAACTGAATACATTTTTGTTAAAGGGTAATTCCCTTTATCCAATCCTCTCGAGTTAACATTCCCTCCTACCTCTGGGTTATACCCCGTATATTTAGTAAAAGTGAATAAATTTTGCCCTGTTAAGAAAATTCTAAATTTACTGATTCCTAAAGCTGAAGTCGTTTTCTTAGATAAATTATATCCAAAGGTTATATTTCTAATTCTTAAATAAGAACCATCTTCAATAAATAATTCTGTATTAGGTTGGTAATTTGGATGTGCTGAGAAAATCCCTCTGTAAGCTGGAAGTGTCCCATTTGGATTCACATCAGAATAAGAATTCAAAATTTCTTGACTTCTACCATATCCTATAGCGGTAGCTCTAGCCCCATTTACAATCTCATGACCTAAAGCAGAATACATATTTAGATAAAAATCAAAATTATTATACTCTAAACTTAAATTGTATCCTATTTCATATTTAGGCAATCCACTACCTGCATAAACTCTATCTCCTACAGACTGAAATATACCATCACCATCAACATCTTTATAAATTAAATCTCCCATTTTGAATTGGCGATTTGTAAAATAAGTATTCGCTTGAGCTAATTTTTCTGGTGTATTTGCAATTCCATCAGTCGCAAACACAAAATAAGCTCCAGCTTCATATCCTGCTGCAAGTGCAGTAATTTGACTTGTTGTAGCATTTCCTCCAGGTACAATTCCGTTATCGCTAGTCAAAATTGGACCATTAAATCCATCAGTTATTTTTGTAACCTTATTTTCGTTTGTACTAAAAGTACCGTTCATTCTATATTTTAATTTACCAATTCTATCACGATAACCTACAGCTAACTCATAACCAGAATTAGTCATATTACCAATATTTAATACCACTTGATTATTATTACTTAAGCTTCTGATTGAATTAGGAGCTCCTCCACCATTGGATGAATCATCTAAACCTACACTAGGCGGAACTGTTAAGCTAAACAACATATCCTTCTTATCAGTTTGATAATACTCCGCAGTAACTGTCAGTTTATTTTTGAAAAAACCTAAATCAATACCGATATTCTTTTGAATAGAAGTTTCCCATTTCACATCAGGATTTCCAATTGTTGTTTGAATTGCTGAAGTAGCAACAGCACCATCACCAAAGGCATAAGCCAAATCTCTATAAATAGCTGTACTAAACGAATAATCTTGAAAACTTTGATTTCCTACTGTACCACTACTTAAACGTAGTTTAAAATTATTCACTACACTACTAAGTGGTTTGAAAAAATTCTCATCAGAGATATTCCAAGCCGCAGATACAGATGGAAACAATCCCCAACGGTTTTGTTCTGCAAAACGAGAAGAACCATCTCTACGTATACTTGAACTTAACAAATATTTCCCTTTATAATCATATTGCATCCTTCCTATCATACCTGACAGTCTGTTTGTATAATCAGGACCTGAAATAGCTGATGCTACGCCTGTTGCGCTATTCAATACAGTAATATTATTATCTGAAATATCAGCTTTTGAAACCGTTATCTCCTCATAGTCAAATCTTTCTGATGACAAAGCACCTGTTAAAGTCAATTTATGATCTTTCGCAAAAGTAGTTTGATAATTTAAAGTCGCATCCCAAGTCACTGCATAACGTCTTTGAACGTTTTCAGAAATTGAACTTGGCTGAAGTACCTCTAAGTTTCTTTGCACATCAAAAGTAGATTGACTAGGTCTAAATCTCATACGTTCAAAATTCAAATCATTCACTCCAAAACGAGTACTAATATTTAAACCTTTAATAATATCATACCCTAATTCAATATTAGTATACGCTCTTGTTGATTTAGCCTCATCTAATGAATTAAGACTGGTCAACAACGAAACATTGGTATTAAAATCATTACCTCCAAACAAATCCAAAGCATCTGCCTCAAGAGATAATATTGGCTGAGTTGGCTGATAACGGATCAACTGACTAATCGTATTAGAAGCCCCTCTATCCGTAAACTCTTTTGTCATTCCTATTCCAATATTGGCTGAAAATTTACCTTTTTTGTAAGTTACATTAGATCTTGAATTAAATCTCTGAAAGCTTGATCTTGAAATAACCCCTTTTTTATCAAAGAAACCTCCAATAAAAGAATATTTTAAATCATTACTTCCACCACTTACATTGATACTGTAGTTTTGAGTTCCTGCATTATCTACAAATAGCATTCTTGAGATATCATTATCATATTGAAACCTATCAGCAGCATTAGTCAATGGAGCTAAATTGATAGCACTATCAGCCGTTCCCGCCACATTTCTAGCTAAAAGCATATCCACATAGGTTTGATCAACAGCATTCAGTAACTTATGACCTTCTCCCAAAGTTTCAAATCCCTTACTTGCATCAAGCTTAACACTTAATGCACCTGCTTTTCCTTTTTTAGTTGTAATCAAAATTACCCCAGCAGCTCCACGAGTACCATAAATTGCTGCCGAAGAAGCATCTTTCAGTACATCGATAGATTCAATTTCGTTTGGACTAATTCCTGGATCCCCTTCTTGAGCAATACCATCAATTACGTATAAAGGAGTATTGGAACCCGAAATCGAAGTAATACCTCTAATCAAAATCTCTGAACTAGTCCCTGGCTCACCTGAACTCACGACATTCACACCAGATATTTGTCCCTGTAAAGCATTCCCTAAATCTGAAGTAACTTGATTTACTATGTCCTCCGACTTAACACTCGCTACAGCTCCAGTTAACTCTTTTTTCTTTACAGTACCATAACCAATTACCACAACTTCATTCAAATCTTGAGTAGCTGATTTCAGTTTTACATTTAAAGTTTTTCCAGTTACTTTTACGTTTTTAGTCGTCATTCCGATATAACTAAAAACGAGTAAATCTCCTTCATTTGCTTTAATAACATATTTCCCATCAAAATCAGTAGCTGTACCTTTAGTTGCGCCTTTCACAATTACAGTTACACCTGGAATAGGCATACCGTCTTCTTCCCCTATAACGGTTCCTTGAACCACTCCTACTTGAGCTTGAGCGGCAACGTTAAAAAACAACGTTAGTAGAGTAAGAAACAAAAAACGTCCTAGTACACTTTTTTGTTTATCATTTTTTTTCATTTTCATTTTGTTGATTTTAGTTTATTATTTTTTACTACTATTAATTTTAAAACAATTCTGATTTAATCTATTATCAAAACCAATCTTAAAATTTAAAGAAACAATCACCAGATAATTTCTTCCTCATAACTTAAAACATTAGGTATATTACCCATCAACAGATTAACCATAATCTATTAATTCTCTTAAAAACTTTGCTTTCATATATTGGTTTAGTTTAGTTTAAAAATAAATTTGACACTTACACGCCATCACACCCTAAAATCAAAAAGCCACACCCTAGCGTTAACTTTTTTAACCTTGAACACAATTGAAAGCTAATTTGCATATATAAACAAGCCTTAGCAATGTATCTCGCGCTACTATTTTTATGCTTTTTTTTACTATTATCATAAAAAAAATAACTTATTTTTATGATGTTTATAAAAAATAAAAATATTCAATACACAAAGTAAAGAAACAAACTCAAGTTTTTTTCTACTAAAATTACCCTTTACTAACACTTTTTTACCTTTCATTTTCAAAAACACCCCCTATTTTAGCATTCAAAAGGTATAATCACATTAATACAAACAAAAAAAGCAGCTTGAAAACAAGCTGCTTTTTCTACAAATAAACCACTATGGACTGAAAGCCCATAGATTTGGTTGTTAGACTAAAAGTCTGCATTTGAAAACGCTATAATTAGCCACAGATTAAAAAGATTAGCACAGATTAATCCTTTGAATCTTTATAATCTGTGGCAAAAAATTTTAGAAGCTAAAGCGAAATGCACTAAAGTGAATAGTTTTAACTATTTTGGGGACCAGTAAATAAGTGTAATACCTAAAAAATATACTAGTCGAAAATTAATTAACACTCAACTGAAAACTTCCTTTCTTAACCTTACCATCTTTAAAGGTGACTTGGTATCCAAAAGCAGGAATCTCCAATCCTTCTTTTGTTTTTTGCTTCACTGGACCTAAATTCACAATCACTTCTGTACCTGAAGTAAATTTTGATTTTTGTAAATTAAAATCAGGGCTTAAGTACTCATGAGATTTTAATTCTGAAAAGAATGTTTCGCGATTTACTGGGCACACTAATTGATTCGCCATCTTAATCATATCTTTCATACCATCAAATTCATAAGGCGAGAAGAAAATTGTAGAACCAACTCCAAATAACATATTTCGTAATGACTTCACTCTAAAATCTCCATTTTCAGAAATTTGATTATCAGGATCTTGAATTTTTCCAAAAACAGCTATTGCATCATGATACACCAAATTAAACAAAGGTGCTCTATGTGAAATCTCAGATAAATTAGAATTCAAATAGGTCATCCCTTCAAACATATCAAAATAAGGAATATATTGTTGCTGACCGTGCTCCGTTCCGTTTACCAAGTTTTTAGAATCAAGGTATTTAGCTAGATTAAAACAACCTGTATTATCTTCATCTGCAAAATAAGAAAAAGAAATATCTGTGATATCTGCTTCAAGACCTAAGGCTTCAATTTCTTTTTCTAGATTCTTTTGAGCCAAACTTAACTGCTTGTTTTGATCAATATTAGCCCAACGGCTTCCCGTATTTTTTAATTTACCATTAGCATCTTTTGCAAACAAACCTGTATCAAACTTTGGATCATTCTCTAAAGTTGCCGAATAAGCATGATACGATGAATACAAATAACCATATTTCTTAGTCAAATCAACCGCTTCTTTTAATTTAGAAACACCTCCTAAAGCTTCACTAATAGGCCAACAATTAGGAACAAAATTTGAAAACGTTCCCCAAGCATGAAAGAAAGCATTATCTACCTTTAACTCATCATGCGTAGTTTTTATCATATTTTGCAGTTGCTCAAATGTAAATGCCATACCTGGCATATTCACATAATGAGGGTAACCACCGTAAACGCCCATATAAACAGCTCCTGCTAATTTTTTAACATCTGGATCTCTTTTAGCTTTGTCCTCTAGCGATACAAAATACCCTCTTTTGATGGCTTCTTTTCTATATACCTTAGCCATATCAACATAATTTCCTTTTGAAATAAACTGATAGCTAATTATTTTCTTTTCATTTGCCTTCTTCAAATTCCAAACAGGGTCTAAAAATGCAATTCGCTTATTAGGTGACATTTTCCCTTCTGGATTGTATAAATATTGCCCGTTATTGTTAATGTTATAAAACATTTTGGGTCTTGAGGCTTCATCAACTATACCAATAACGGCTGATTTTTCATTGTAAGTTCCCCACCATGGCATCGACAAACCTGAAGCATTAAATAAATCCAAGGTTCCAGTTGATTTTGCCAAATAAGTAGCATCATCCCATCGGCAAAAAGCACCACCATTCATAGGAAAAATATAAGACGGACTTATAACACCTTGCTTTTGAGGAATAACAACTGCCCCTTTATCAACATCTGTTTCTAAACTAAAAGCTCTTGTAGGATATTTTAATTCTAATAATTTGAATTTTCCACCTTTAAAAGAAACGATTTCGACATCTAATTTTCCTTCTTTGGTATCTAATCGTAATTCAGTTTGAATACTTACTTCTTCGGCTACCACATCCTTCTCCAGTACTGGATTCTTAAAGTCAATCGTAATTACTAAATTACTTTTTTTAGTAACCGTAATCGTTTTACTTTTAGAAATATTGACGCTTTGTTTCTTTCCGTCATTTCCGCTCAATTCTAAGATACCGGCCGCATTTTCCCAAGGATCAGATTGCCATAATTGACCTGACTTTTTCTCCAATACTGCAAAAGAACCCGTGGTTTTATCAACGCTAACTTTGATAGCTGGATTTTCAATAACGATCTCTGAATTGCTACTTTTATGGGATTGATTTTCTTTTGATGAAAAACTAGAAAGAAAGAACAAACTCAACATAATACTTAGTGATTGTAACACATTAAGACTCGTCTTTCGCATCTTGAAAGGATCATTATTTTTCATAATTTTTAGTTTCGTTAAATAGTTAAACATTCTATTTTGTTTTTTAGTTAGACCTACAAATTACCAAACTTTATCAACTATTTTAATGGTAAAAATTACCATTTTATAACACTTTTTTACCCCATTATTCTAGATTACCTAGTTTAAACTAGATAATAATAAGCGTTTTATTGCTTTTATGAGTTTATATTCTTAATAAGCACGGTAACAAAAAAAAACAGTAGTAAACTAAGTTTACTACTGTCTTCAAAAATTTCCTTCAATACCATGAAGAAAACAGCTATTTTATGATTTTATTTTTGAGGTTTGAACCTCAATTTCCCCTTTAAATCTTTTGAAGTTGCCGAGAATGAAATTTTACTATTTTTATCTCCTATTTGCACTACTGCTGTTGCAATTCCTGCTTCGGCATTTACACCACCTAGATTCATCAGTTTGGCATCTCCTTGGATTGAAAAGTCTATTTTTTCATTAAAATCTGGGACTATGGTACCATTTTTATCCACTGCTGCGATATACACAAAAACAACATCATTGACTCCTGCTTGCGCTTTTTTACCACTTTCATCAATCCAAATTTTGAATTTTGCAGCAGCTTCTGGAGTTTTTACCGTTGTGGTTTCAACTTGTTTACCATTAATGAACCCAACTGCTTTTAATTCACCAGCTTCAAATTGATTCACCTTAAATGTAAAAGGCGGATGGGATAGATTTGTTGTGTTTTTATCATTATCTGGTTTTTGTTTGCCAATACTTTTTCCGTTTACAAATAATTCAACCTCATCACAATTGCTGAATACTTTTACATTCAAATCAGAGGTAGCATTCCAATAACTTGCGATTTTAAGAACTACTGCTTCAGATGGACTTTTTTGACTTTCATAAAAATTAAAACCAAATTTTGGCAAACGGAAAATATCCATAATCCCTGATGTTTCAATATCATCATGATAACCACGGTTGTAATCATACATTACCCAATACCCATCACCAAAGGCAGTCGTATTTAAATTATCATTATGAGATTCCTGTAAATTATAGGCTTGTTGCAATAAAGCCGCTTCACCTTCTTTTCTATAATGACGGCTACTTTTTTCTAGTCGCATGCCTTTTGGCATTTTGTCTTGGTTCAAACCTGCATTGCTTGAATAATATTCCCAATCTCCATATTCAGAAACGAAATAAGGTTTGATTCCCTTGTTTTCATTTGGATGAAGGATTCGGTGTTGTCTGGCTTGAAAGAAAATATCATATACCTCAGGCATCCATCCGCAAGAAAAAGCCTGACTTCCTGGATATTCCTCATGTACTCTTCGGTTCAATTCTTCCATAAAAGGAATCGGCATCTTGGTTTCATTCAGTGAAACTTCCCAACAAACTACAGACGGATGGTTACGGTCACGACGAATTAAGTTCGTAGCCGACTCATAGCAAAAATTCTTGAAAGCTTCATTTTCAGCATAATATTGCCAACCTAAAATTGCATCTACCACAAATAATCCTAATTCGTCACAAGCCTTTAAGAATGCTGGCGATTGCGGATAATGTGACAAACGGATGCAATTGAATCCAGCGTCTTTTATCTTTTTTGCATCACGATATTGCGCATTGTCTGAAAGGGCATAACCAATAAACGGATATTCTTGATGGCGATTGACACCACGTAAAAAGGTTTTTACACCGTTCACATACAAATCGGTTCCTCTAAATTCTAGCGAACGAATTCCGAAAGTGGTAGTCTCTTTATCTTTTAATTGACCATTTACCAAAACTTTAGTCTCTAACTGGTATAAATTAGGACTTTCAGGTGACCATAAATTTGGATTTCGAACTGTTACAGTAGCTTTCAATTCCACCTCTCCCTTGGAAGGAATACTCCTTTGAGAAGTAATTTCTTCAATTTTCTTTCCTTTGAAAAATACCGTTTGAACCAAATCTACTTTTTGATTTTCATTTGTTTCGTTAAGCAAATGTGTTTTAATGGCCACATCCGAAGATTCTTTTGTCACCTTTGGAAAACTCACAAAAATGCCACCTCCTGCAATTTTATTAGCCAACAAAGGGTGTGAAATATATACTTTCTCTTTGTATGTCATCCAAGCATTACGATACAAACCACCATACATATTAAAATCTAATATCTTAAGTGGTTTTGGACCTGTTACAGGATTGTCTGTATTGTCTAATTTTACGGCAATGGTATTGGTTTCTCCAAATTTCACAAACTTTGAAGCATCAATTAAAATAGGTAAATAACCTCCTTGTTGGTTGGCTACTTCTACTCCATTAATCCAAACTTTAGCTATATTCATAGCGCCTTCAAACTCTAAAAAGACTTTTTTGTCTTTTGCGGAAGCGTCGACCTTGAATGCTTTACGATACCAACAAATGCCCTGCCATTGGTTGTTAACAATCAATGGTTCGATATTCGCTGTATGCGGTAAACTTACTTTTTCCCAATTCGCATCATTATAGTTTGATTGTATCAAATCGCTATCTGAAAGCGTCTTAGCGTTCACTTTTGTAAATTTCCAATCTTTATTAAAATCAAGTTTTACACTCGTTTCTTGAGCCGTTACAACCGAAGAAATTGCTATAAAACTCCATAAAATATGCCTCTGGGCTTTCTTCAAAAAGGAATTATTCATCGTTCTTTTTATTTTGTTTTGTATTAGTAGATTTTTTATTGGCTGCTTTGTATTGATTTCCCATTTTTTTGAATCCAATTTCAACACCTGCAAGCATTTGTTGGTACAACTCTGGTCTTTCTTTTTTAACCCAAGCCAATATTGCTACAGCATCGGCTTCCTCTGGATGATACACATCACTCACTGGTTTCATTTTTTTGTCATACCAAAGCGTCTTTTTACGCAATTCCTTTAAAACTTTTGCATATTTTTTATCGAAAGCGAGGTTGTGTAATTCCTCTGGATCTTTTTCTAAATCATACAACTCTTCTACAGGTTTGGTTTTAGCAAAGAAAGGCTTTTGAGCTTCATTCAGCTTTCCTTCTTCATTCAATTTGCGCATGATATGCACTGCAGGACGGTAAAACTCTAGATAAGCTTGGTGTGCATCATAAGGCATTTCAGGTTTATCATTACGAATGTATTTCCATTTATCAGAGGTTACTGCTCTTGATTTTTCCTCAATCTCATCCCACAAATCGCGTGTTGCATAGACATAATCGTTTTTATACTTTTTATCTAAAATCGATTTGCCTGTCATATAAGAAGGTACTTTTACGCCTGCCCAATCCAAAATAGTTGCTGTAATATCTACCGCAGAAACGATTTCTTTACTCACATGAGGACCATTATACTTTTGAGGATAATGAACAATTAAAGGAATTCGCAAACCTGAATCAGCGAGATAACCTTTTCCTCTTATGTTACATCTTCCGTTATCGCCTATAAAAATCACGATAGTATTATCAGCCAATCCTTTTTCTTCCAATTCTTTGAAAATCATTCCCACCTCATTATCCAAAAATTCGATTTGGTCTAAATATTTCGCCCAGTCCAAACGGATAACAGGATCATCAGCCAAATATGATGGTAATTTCACTTTATTAGGGTCAACGGGGTGCTTTGATTTGCTTCTTACCTCATCCCACCAATCGCCACGATGGCTGGCTAGCAACTGAATTTGAGCAAAAAATGGCTTTCTGTCATTTTCAAAATGATCGTATTTATCAAACAATCCAAATTGCGTTTTGCCATCCCAAGGACCTATGTTTTCAGACTTAAAGTTCATATCTGTTTTACGACCTAATCCCATTACGGCATGATTTCCTAGAACCGTTGTATATCCCGCATCTCTTAGTAAAGCCGTGAAAGGTTTGAAACGAGAATCCAACGGTACATCACGATTAGAACGGTGGTTATGTGCATTGATTTTGAGTTGGTGTGTTCCTACCATCATCGCTGAGCGACTAGGCGAACATATTGAGTTGGTTACAAAACAATTATCATAACGAACCCCTTCGGCAGCCATTTTATTAAGATTTGGTGTCTTTACAGCTTCCATTCCGTAGCACTCTAAGTCCAAACTCATATCTTCGGCCATGAGCCAAATGATATTGGGTCTTTTGAGTTCACTCTGCCCAATGGCTGAAAAGCTCAAAAGTGAAGCAAATGCCAGTGGTAGTATTTTTTTTAAAATCATCATATCTCTATAATTACGCTTTTTTATAATTTGGAACCGCTTCTTTCTCCCATTTAGCCAAATCTTTTTTCAATTTTGCAGCCATTTTCAATTCCGTATTAATCAAATCTTTTTGCTCTGAAATGTCATTTTTGATATTAAACAATTGGAATTTTCCACTGTGGTACTTAATCAATTTCCAATCACCCGCAATCACGGCAGCATATTGATCTTCGTAACTACGGAAGAAATACAAACTTCTGTCTTTAAACTTTTTACCATTTACAATAGGCATCAAACTTTTTCCGTTTACTTGTTTGTCTGCACATTCTTTTCCTGAGGCAATATCGATTAATGTTGGAAAAACATCTGTAGTTTGAATTGGAATATCCGAAACCGTATTCGCTTTGGTCACCCCAGGATAATATAATAAAAACGGTACTCTCGCTCCTCCTTCACCTAAGGTATTTCCTCCTGTTTTTCCTCCACTCAAAGGGGCGTTACTGAAATATCCTCCTTGGTCAGAAGTAAATATAATTACCGTATTATCAGCAATTCCTTTTTCGATTAATGCTTTTCTAACGCGACCCACAGATTCGTCCACAGCCGAAATCATCGCAGCATATTCTGCATCCTTACCTTTTAATCCTTCTTTTTTATATTGCTCTACCCAGTCTTTTCTACCTATTTGTGGACCATGTACATCATAATGAAAATAAGAAAGCATAAATGGTTTATCGTTTTTATAATTTGAAATAAAATCTAACGCTTTATCAGCCAAAACGGTTTCTAAATATACATCTGTGTTATCAAAACTAGCCAAAGGGTTTACATCTTTGAAAAATGGAGGGTAGTAATTCTTTGGATGTCCATAATTACATACGCCGTACTCTTCATCAAATCCTTGTTTTGTTGGATAATATCGAGCATCTCCCAAATGCCATTTCCCTAAGAAAAAGTTATAATATCCTAATTCTTTCAAACGTTCCGCATAAGTTACCTCTTTCAATGGCAACATATTAATCGAAGGCATTTGCACGGGATCAGTAGGCCATAAACTAAAATCGTTGATGGAGTTTCCTTTGTCATCAAAATCAGCTTTATTACCATCATCTACATGACGCACCATTTGAAAACGAACAGGTTCTCTACCAGTTAAAATCGAAGCACGACTTGGGCTACAAGTAGGTGTAGCTACATAAGCACGGCTAAAATCCATTCCGTCCTGACGCAGTTTATCGATATTAGGTGTATGGAATTTTGGATTTCTATAGCCCACATCTGCCCATCCTAAATCATCTACAAAGAATAGAATAACATTGGGTTTCTTTTGTGCAAAACTTAGTTGTAGTGCCATCAAAAACACCAAAGCAACAACTGATTTTTTCATTTTTTTATCTATTAAAAACAAACTATAATTATTTCTGATTTTTCATTTGTAACAATGCTTCTGCAAAAGCGACTCCTAAACGGTATTGCCCAATTTCGTTATAATGCACCTTATCCGAATGTTTAGGGAAATCGTCATAAGGCTCGTTAGCAGTAGTTTTTATAACGGCTACATTTTTCAATACTTGGGTAATATGTTCCTGAGCAGTACGAACCGTTTCAGGTCCAGCTGGAAAATTTCCGTAGTGTGAATTTATTTGCCCTAGTACAAAAGGCATATCGTTCACATGAAATTCGGTTCGAATACCGTTTATCAATTTCGCTAAATTAGCTTCATAACTCAAAGTCGAAACTTCTTTGGCTGCGTCATTCTCACCTTGTTCCCATACCATTCCAATAATCTTATATTTTATTCCTTTATCATCTAGCCTTTTTAAATTCACTTTAATGTCATTAATAAAATTGGAATACAATTTCAATTCTCTTTTAAAACCTTCCGCTTCTACTTCAATGGCTTTTTCCGCTGTCCATTCTGGATTCCAAGCACCATATAATGCCGTTCCTCCTTGAGCTCTTTTAATGCATAAATAAAGAGTATTCGGATTTTTTTCTGCCAATGTTACACCAATCATCAACTCAGGACCAAAAGCTTCTTCAAAACCATATTTCTCTTTATGCCCTTTCGATAAATAAAACGATAAAGGTTTTAGTGG is from Flavobacterium sp. NG2 and encodes:
- a CDS encoding RagB/SusD family nutrient uptake outer membrane protein; translated protein: MKRYIYKCASVFLILGLLSSCNPDLTETNPNFTDSSSFWKNLNDTNSGLTAAYATLLSQYVFNLREEMVRSDMGYFSNVRPDPFLTGDLAYTFWFQNYSNNNFFIDRHWAACYRGIFRANQVIEALERIKPTTTDTQKWIYQMAQARFLRGLFHFYLHTSFNKGKIVIEDHTPVTSDDFFKSVSSSEDVLKFFRADLQYAFDNLPATRPAEKGRATRAAAATVLGTSYLYQGEYLLAEGYFNDVIGNTNYSLYGTTASGKDPIAMFYTVNEFNSESIFEVNFDGAFRPELGNFDEESTTNRLAFLSFSQNLCFTAPAWVAYAYKAEPMDPLDARNHIGGVITNPLRGVPLRASAMVTLPEDLQTPTYGVPAVIDASAGLTLFAANATAQPRVFAYYKKYLNVDIFTAETANTLGAQKSSKNYIVHRLSEVYLMQAECLIKRGAINEALALINKVRARWGLKLYGITGEFAGTRTYDGVVYTATTLMDKLMFVDKPLETSAEGHATRFTDLRRWGILKSNFSNLASKTYYTNDFKYAKTVNPNIGTQVTRFKASVVDEANKVSTSLPIPNEFAIPAQNFVEGTSEYLPLPSNEVGRNPNLSK
- a CDS encoding DUF5696 domain-containing protein; this encodes MKNNDPFKMRKTSLNVLQSLSIMLSLFFLSSFSSKENQSHKSSNSEIVIENPAIKVSVDKTTGSFAVLEKKSGQLWQSDPWENAAGILELSGNDGKKQSVNISKSKTITVTKKSNLVITIDFKNPVLEKDVVAEEVSIQTELRLDTKEGKLDVEIVSFKGGKFKLLELKYPTRAFSLETDVDKGAVVIPQKQGVISPSYIFPMNGGAFCRWDDATYLAKSTGTLDLFNASGLSMPWWGTYNEKSAVIGIVDEASRPKMFYNINNNGQYLYNPEGKMSPNKRIAFLDPVWNLKKANEKKIISYQFISKGNYVDMAKVYRKEAIKRGYFVSLEDKAKRDPDVKKLAGAVYMGVYGGYPHYVNMPGMAFTFEQLQNMIKTTHDELKVDNAFFHAWGTFSNFVPNCWPISEALGGVSKLKEAVDLTKKYGYLYSSYHAYSATLENDPKFDTGLFAKDANGKLKNTGSRWANIDQNKQLSLAQKNLEKEIEALGLEADITDISFSYFADEDNTGCFNLAKYLDSKNLVNGTEHGQQQYIPYFDMFEGMTYLNSNLSEISHRAPLFNLVYHDAIAVFGKIQDPDNQISENGDFRVKSLRNMLFGVGSTIFFSPYEFDGMKDMIKMANQLVCPVNRETFFSELKSHEYLSPDFNLQKSKFTSGTEVIVNLGPVKQKTKEGLEIPAFGYQVTFKDGKVKKGSFQLSVN
- a CDS encoding TonB-dependent receptor, whose protein sequence is MKMKKNDKQKSVLGRFLFLTLLTLFFNVAAQAQVGVVQGTVIGEEDGMPIPGVTVIVKGATKGTATDFDGKYVIKANEGDLLVFSYIGMTTKNVKVTGKTLNVKLKSATQDLNEVVVIGYGTVKKKELTGAVASVKSEDIVNQVTSDLGNALQGQISGVNVVSSGEPGTSSEILIRGITSISGSNTPLYVIDGIAQEGDPGISPNEIESIDVLKDASSAAIYGTRGAAGVILITTKKGKAGALSVKLDASKGFETLGEGHKLLNAVDQTYVDMLLARNVAGTADSAINLAPLTNAADRFQYDNDISRMLFVDNAGTQNYSINVSGGSNDLKYSFIGGFFDKKGVISRSSFQRFNSRSNVTYKKGKFSANIGIGMTKEFTDRGASNTISQLIRYQPTQPILSLEADALDLFGGNDFNTNVSLLTSLNSLDEAKSTRAYTNIELGYDIIKGLNISTRFGVNDLNFERMRFRPSQSTFDVQRNLEVLQPSSISENVQRRYAVTWDATLNYQTTFAKDHKLTLTGALSSERFDYEEITVSKADISDNNITVLNSATGVASAISGPDYTNRLSGMIGRMQYDYKGKYLLSSSIRRDGSSRFAEQNRWGLFPSVSAAWNISDENFFKPLSSVVNNFKLRLSSGTVGNQSFQDYSFSTAIYRDLAYAFGDGAVATSAIQTTIGNPDVKWETSIQKNIGIDLGFFKNKLTVTAEYYQTDKKDMLFSLTVPPSVGLDDSSNGGGAPNSIRSLSNNNQVVLNIGNMTNSGYELAVGYRDRIGKLKYRMNGTFSTNENKVTKITDGFNGPILTSDNGIVPGGNATTSQITALAAGYEAGAYFVFATDGIANTPEKLAQANTYFTNRQFKMGDLIYKDVDGDGIFQSVGDRVYAGSGLPKYEIGYNLSLEYNNFDFYLNMYSALGHEIVNGARATAIGYGRSQEILNSYSDVNPNGTLPAYRGIFSAHPNYQPNTELFIEDGSYLRIRNITFGYNLSKKTTSALGISKFRIFLTGQNLFTFTKYTGYNPEVGGNVNSRGLDKGNYPLTKMYSVGLNFNF